The Antennarius striatus isolate MH-2024 chromosome 20, ASM4005453v1, whole genome shotgun sequence genome includes a region encoding these proteins:
- the cavin4b gene encoding caveolae-associated protein 4b has product MTDKPGLPAGSGGDDHGGIMALLERVAGLMESVQTTQQRMEERQLELETTVKTIQADVVKLTNDHANTSSTVDRLLEKTRKVGRHIKDVRVRVENQNVRVKKVEATQGDLLAKNKFRVVIYQGDQEVKSVTPGNEPADSGGGAAPRPDVEPDKFELPPESDEEYMVVEEAESSSAGRMKKTGLTRMESFKATFSKTNMNKTRENLGSKVNKLGERIVTAERREKIRQSGERLKQSGERLKETIAKNVPAKLNLKKERTVAEGQEGAEGAAEGAAPVPPPKGRRDAGKMADDDSKEAESEVRVYDMKQLS; this is encoded by the exons ATGACGGACAAACCCGGGCTGCCGGCGGGCAGCGGTGGCGACGACCACGGCGGCATCATGGCGCTGCTGGAGCGCGTGGCGGGCCTCATGGAGTCGGTCCAGACCACCCAGCAGCGCATGGAGGAGCgtcagctggagctggagacCACCGTCAAGACCATCCAGGCCGACGTGGTCAAGCTGACCAACGACCACGCCAACACCAGCTCCACCGTCGACCGGCTGCTGGAGAAGACACGTAAAGTGGGCCGTCACATCAAGGATGTCAGGGTGCGGGTGGAGAACCAGAACGTCAGGGTGAAGAAGGTGGAGGCCACCCAGGGTGACCTCCTGGCCAAGAACAAGTTCAGGGTGGTCATTTACCAG GGCGACCAGGAGGTGAAGTCTGTCACGCCGGGTAACGAACCGGCCGACTCCGGCGGCGGCGCCGCCCCCCGACCCGACGTGGAGCCGGACAAGTTCGAGCTCCCGCCTGAGTCAGATGAGGAGTACAtggtggtggaggaggcggagtcatCGTCCGCCGGGCGCATGAAGAAGACCGGGCTGACGCGCATGGAGAGCTTCAAGGCCACCTTCTCCAAGACCAACATGAACAAGACGCGCGAGAACCTGGGCAGCAAGGTCAACAAGCTGGGGGAGCGCATCGTGACGGCCGAGCGCCGCGAGAAGATCCGCCAGTCGGGCGAGCGGCTGAAGCAGTCGGGCGAGCGGCTGAAGGAGACCATCGCCAAGAACGTCCCGGCCAAGCTCAACCTGAAGAAGGAGAGGACGGTGGCGGAGGGCCAGGAGGGGGCCGAGGGCGCCGCCGAGGGCGCCGCGCCTGTCCCGCCCCCCAAGGGCCGCAGAGACGCCGGCAAGATGGCCGACGATGACAGCAAGGAGGCGGAGTCTGAGGTGCGGGTGTACGACATGAAGCAGCTGTCGTAA
- the tmeff1b gene encoding tomoregulin-1b, whose amino-acid sequence MAPGSRLTCLLLLLALPAVRGSFPRGGADCGPGKDCKDVSEKKSDLRVCDAGTCRYGGTCRENGADIKCVCLFQCPKKYVPVCGSNGDTYQNECYLRRAACKRQRAISPVGDGPCYHDGGSGSADGDDEGSGRGKKASKCGNCKFGAECDEDSEDVLCMCNIVCSGHNDNPVCGGDGLTYDTPCHVREASCLKQTKIDIRHVGRCQDKSRKDDGVRTKPDIYAVSKPGEGVEFVDGPAPCPESYAEFCEHGECEMRHALPTCRCEAAYGGPQCDQLLDFNILYVVPSGQKLHYVLIAAIIGAVQIAAIVAVVMCFTRRCNKTKRGRRQKQHLGHFPSGTSSRMM is encoded by the exons ATGGCTCCGGGGAGCCGGCTCacctgcctgctgctgctgctggctctCCCCGCCGTCCGGGGCTCGTTCCCCCGCGGCGGCGCGGACTGCGGCCCCGGGAAGGACTGCAAAG ACGTGTCGGAGAAGAAGAGCgacctgcgtgtgtgtgacgCCGGCACCTGTCGCTACGGAGGCACCTGCCGCGAGAACGGCGCCGacatcaagtgtgtgtgtctgttccag TGCCCTAAGAAGTACGTCCCGGTGTGCGGCTCCAACGGCGACACCTACCAGAACGAGTGCTACCTGAGGAGGGCCGCCTGCAAGAGGCAGAGGGCCATCAGCCCGGTGGGGGACGGGCCCTGTTACCACG ACGGGGGTTCAGGATCAGCTGATGGAG ACGATGAAGGCTCCGGTCGCGGTAAAAAAGCGTCTAAATGTGGAAACTGCAAGTTTGGAGCCGAATGTGACGAAGACTCTGAGGACGTGCt ctgcATGTGTAACATCGTGTGCAGCGGACACAACGACAACCCGGTGTGTGGCGGCGACGGCCTGACCTACGACACGCCCTGTCACGTCCGAGAGGCGTCCTGCCTCAAGCAGACCAAGATCGACATCAGACACGTGGGCCGTTGCCAAG ATAAGAGCAGGAAGGACGACGGCGTGAGGACCAAACCCGACATCTACG CTGTTTCCAAGCCTGGCGAGGGGGTGGAGTTTGTGgacggccccgccccctgtccCGAAAGCTACGCCGAGTTCTGCGAGCACGGCGAGTGCGAGATGCGCCACGCCCTGCCCACCTGCAG GTGCGAGGCGGCCTACGGGGGGCCGCAGTGCGACCAGCTGCTGGACTTCAACATCCTGTACGTGGTCCCCAGCGGCCAGAAGCTGCACTACGTCCTGATCGCCGCCATCATCGGCGCCGTGCAGATCGCCGCCATCGTCGCCGTGGTGATGTGCTTCACCAG GCGGTGCAACAAGACGAAACGTGGGCGGAGACAGAAGCAGCACCTGGGCCACTTCCCATCAGGCACCTCTTCCAGGATGATGTAG